Proteins encoded together in one Plutella xylostella chromosome 17, ilPluXylo3.1, whole genome shotgun sequence window:
- the LOC119691432 gene encoding axin, with protein MSHTPVGGHPQGWEHKLADRASLPPASGEERRPHKHVFTHPHVPKGGVYREETEGSSASSARSPASPPYLRWARTLHALLEDEEGVRLFRSFVSGAGKLHTDRLDFYFAVLGLRQETEQPAVRQTVAVIYKFLRKSQLAMPEQLKAQVKQALKDGSYIDRTIFDDMEQEVTRAITESTYQAFLRSEAYVSYVSASTQPLSSRDASPPALVGKDTPAPGLATLHEGQELGSAPARLTHDALLATQSRRLHSEQAPKGSFGRSRSVYSHAPHLSYAGYCTTSRQDSERASLSSGRTDSDAISLSGSSVDGMSLRREGRESSRLRARLHGPAPLNKEMDSSMVVIPRTQRMQSEQLRVLPPAEFAPLLIERLERVKREQDSHDRLDRRLAEGDGEDASTQALPPQLVAAAIREKLQVDDDNDQDILDQHVSRVWSERTPGGSPPPRARRRAPSALSADSGHHSDPYHQPRRGSSKKTGTSLTTDSGVSVVSSRTSASVEPRVLLWMAQTKPAKPTRNKTSGGSKSSGSGSNTSDAPCTVVVMTFLDEAVPYRIKVPASPLTLRVFKEYLPRKGNYRYFFKTECADLDNTVIQEEVSNDGDVLPMFEGKVMARVKSVE; from the exons ATGAGCCATACGCCCGTCGGCGGCCACCCGCAAG GTTGGGAGCACAAGCTTGCCGACAGGGCGTCGCTGCCGCCCGCGTCGGGCGAGGAGAGGAGGCCGCACAAACATGTGTTCACACACCCGCACGTGCCCAA AGGCGGCGTGTACCGCGAGGAGACGGAGGGCTCGTCGGCCAGCTCGGCGCGGTCGCCCGCCTCGCCGCCCTACCTGCGCTGGGCTCGCACGCTGCACGCTCTTCTCGAG GATGAGGAGGGCGTGCGTCTGTTCCGCTCGTTTGTCTCCGGAGCCGGCAAGCTGCACACGGACCGGCTCGACTTCTACTTCGCCGTGCTGGGGCTGCGCCAGGAGACCGAGCAGCCGGCCGTCAGGCAGACCGTTGCGGTTATATACAA ATTCCTGCGCAAGTCCCAGCTAGCGATGCCGGAGCAGCTGAAGGCGCAGGTCAAGCAGGCGCTCAAGGACGGCAGCTACATCGACCGCACCATCTTCGATGATATGGAGCAGGAG GTGACTCGCGCCATCACAGAGTCGACCTACCAGGCGTTCCTTCGCTCCGAGGCGTATGTCTCGTACGTGAGCGCGTCCACGCAGCCGCTGTCCAGCCGCGACGCCTCGCCGCCCGCGCTCGTCGGGAAAGAT ACGCCGGCGCCGGGTCTGGCCACGCTCCACGAAGGTCAGGAGTTGGGGTCAGCGCCGGCGAGACTCACGCACGACGCTCTACTCGCCACGCAGTCGCGCCGCCTGCACTCAGAACAAGCACC TAAGGGGTCGTTCGGGCGCTCTCGCTCGGTGTACTCGCATGCGCCTCACCTGTCGTATGCGGGCTACTGCACGACTTCACGGCAAGACTCCGAGCGAGCCAGTCTCAGCAGCGGGCGGACCGATAGTGATGCTATATCGCTTTCTGGTAGCAGTgt TGACGGCATGTCGCTGCGGCGCGAGGGGCGCGAGTCGTCGCGTCTGCGCGCGCGCCTGCACGGGCCCGCGCCGCTCAACAAGGAGATGGACTCCTCCATGGTG GTGATCCCGCGCACGCAGCGCATGCAGTCGGAGCAGCTGCGCGTGCTGCCGCCGGCCGAGTTCGCGCCGCTGCTCATAGAGCGGCTGGAGCGAGTGAAGCGCGAGCAGGACAGCCACGACCGCCTCGACCGACGCCTGGCCGAG GGCGACGGCGAGGACGCGTCGACGCAGGCGCTGCCGCCGCAGCTGGTGGCCGCCGCCATCCGGGAGAAGCTGCAGGTGGACGACGACAACGACCAGGACATACTGG ACCAGCACGTGTCGCGCGTGTGGTCGGAGCGCACGCCGGGCGGCTCGCctcccccccgcgcccgccgccgcgccccctCCGCGCTCTCCGCAGACTCCGGCCACCACTCCGACCCGTACCACCAGCCGCGCCG AGGGTCCAGCAAGAAGACGGGCACGTCGCTCACGACGGACAGCGGCGTCTCCGTGGTGAGCTCGCGCACGTCGGCCAGCGTGGAGCCGCGCGTGCTGCTGTGGATGGCGCAGACCAAGCCCGCCAAGCCCACAAGGAACAA AACATCAGGCGGCAGCAAGTCCTCAGGCAGCGGCAGCAACACCAGCGACGCGCCGTGCACGGTGGTGGTGATGACGTTCCTGGACGAGGCCGTGCCCTACCGCATCAAGGTGCCCGCCAGCCCGCTCACGCTCAGGGTCTTCAAGGAGTACTTGCCTAGGAAGGGGAACTACAG ATACTTCTTCAAAACGGAGTGCGCGGACCTCGACAACACGGTGATCCAGGAGGAGGTGAGCAACGACGGCGACGTGCTGCCGATGTTCGAGGGCAAGGTGATGGCGCGCGTGAAGAGCGTCGAGTGA